A single window of Corythoichthys intestinalis isolate RoL2023-P3 chromosome 21, ASM3026506v1, whole genome shotgun sequence DNA harbors:
- the pagr1 gene encoding PAXIP1-associated glutamate-rich protein 1, with the protein MQAEATDVSLHEGIQALGVREEENQKEACKQEEESAEQQDAEMTAASLEDTENTDSKDQDTDKLEEDKHQNAPPSVAAVPVEEGTRTTDKDGEWELVYSDEEMEDPKNWMPPPAEIKRLYELLAKGEMLELNFEPLPRRPPTPERSLSPERENEDDEAEERERKERERKPPSPTEFDFNEEQQIQGTPKNSFINRRRTPGSSARSSVKREARLDKVLSDMKRHRKMEEHILRTGRDLFKSEKKLEAALSPNSQKERDKERERDSNPNTVFSPRQRRY; encoded by the exons ATGCAGGCTGAGGCCACAGATGTGTCCTTGCATGAGGGCATCCAAGCTCTTGGTGTCAGAGAGGaagaaaatcaaaaggaagcctGCAAACAGGAAGAAGAAAGCGCTGAGCAACAGGATGCTGagatgacagcagcgtcattggAGGacacggaaaacacagacagcaAAG acCAAGACACAGACAAGCTTGAGGAAGACAAACACCAAAATGCACCACCGTCAGTCGCAGCGGTCCCAGTGGAAGAGGGAACGCGGACGACAGACAAGGACGGCGAATGGGAGCTCGTGTACAGCGACGAGGAAATGGAGGACCCAAAGAACTGGATGCCTCCTCCCGCCGAGATCAAGAGACTCTATGAGCTGCTGGCCAAAGGCGAGATGCTGGAGCTCAACTTTGAACCCCTTCCCCGAAGACCGCCCACGCCCGAACGCAGCCTTTCGCCCGAAAGGGAAAACGAGGACGACGAGGCGGAGGAGAGAGAAAGGAAGGAGAGGGAACGGAA ACCTCCGAGTCCAACAGAGTTCGACTTTAACGAAGAGCAACAAATCCAAGGGACCCCGAAAAACTCCTTTATTAACAGACGTCGAACACCGG GTTCATCGGCTCGCTCTTCCGTGAAAAGGGAAGCCCGGCTGGACAAAGTTCTATCGGACATGAAGCGCCACCGCAAAATGGAAGAGCACATCCTTCGCACGGGGCGAGATCTCTTCAAGAGCGAGAAGAAGCTGGAGGCGGCGCTATCGCCCAACAGCCAGAAGGAACGAGACAAGGAACGCGAGCGAGACAGCAATCCCAATACAGTCTTCTCTCCCAGGCAGAGGCGATACTGA